Proteins encoded together in one Dermacentor variabilis isolate Ectoservices chromosome 2, ASM5094787v1, whole genome shotgun sequence window:
- the LOC142573184 gene encoding uncharacterized protein LOC142573184 has translation MAAAALCVIGWSGQVQIGVGFVMPLNKWHYIFKSASDGKCPLEVAWHLWTPVRAGESSLTGQACRTMCRASWKLPAIPEKVAALKNCLAKYISDHPMMPPAPHPENHLASLRKHLWSSLLHKQDARASEWKSKYSTSPVMLFQ, from the exons GTACAGATTGGTGTGGGATTTGTGATGCCACTCAACAAGTGGCATTACATATTCAAGTCTGCTTCCGACGGAAAGTGCCCATTAGAGGTGGCATGGCACCTGTGGACACCAGTGCGAGCAGGTGAAAGCAGCCTGACTGGACAGGCCTGCCGGACAATGTGCCGCGCATCTTGGAAGCTTCCGGCAATACCGGAGAAAGTGGCTGCTTTGAAGA ACTGCCTGGCGAAATACATAAGTGACCATCCAATGATGCCACCTGCACCACATCCGGAGAACCACCTTGCTTCCCTGCGAAAGCACCTTTGGAGCTCTCTTTTACACAAGCAGGACGCCAGAGCAAGCGAGTGGAAAAGTAAATACAGTACAAGTCCAGTGAtgctttttcaataa